TGCTGCGTCCATAAATCATTCGAGTAGTGGGATCTATCTTTCCTTGAATAGGATTCCAGTAATGGGATGCTTCTTCAGGAAGGCCAAGTTCTTGTGCAGCACGCATCAGCATAGATTGTTGGCGATTCTTGACCTGCTGATATTGACGCACCATTAACGCACGAGATTTTTCTGCAATAGACATAACATAGTCCTCCGAATAGTTGTAGTGAATATATTTTTTAGCTGCTCTATAACTATAACAAAAAATTCTGTATCATAAGTTACGGAATAGATGTTTTTATAAAACTTTATATTTGTGAAAATTTCAAGAAAATTTTAGGTAGTTTTTCCCATAAGGAGAAAAAATAGCTCCAAACTCCGCTTTCTGAGTAACATCTGGCTTTAGCTTGGTCTCGCTTTCGGGTATCTACCTTTCTAAGGAGAGATAATTTATTTGTTATGGTTATTTATACATATAAGTATTCAGTAGTTAAAGCTTGAGCTATTTTTATGCCTGATACTCTCACTAAACTGACCTATCAGACCTTTCAACAAAGCAAGAGTTTCTTTAGTCTGGCTCATAAAACGGTAAGTTTACAGTTAAGGAGCTTCTTATATCCCACCCTAAATCAGAAAAGCAAACCTATTCCCAACGAGGTTTTACTCAAATTTCAAGAACGATTGAATCAACTGCTAGAAATAGACTGGCAAGATGCCGAAAACGGTATTTACCCCAAAAGCTTACTGTTTGAAAACTCTTGGGAAGATTTTTTTCGCTACTATCCGCTAGTGTTGCTTGATTTACCTCAAATCTGGGAACGGGCTAATCAAGAGAAATATCAAGATTTTTCTCCAGAAATAGAGACTGATGGTTATCCTAGCTACTACGTGCAGAACTTCCATCACCAAAGCGGTGGCTACTTAAGCGACCTTTCAGCCAGCTTATATGATTTACAGGTCGAACTTCTTTTTAATGGAACAGCCGATTTAATGCGGCGGCGTATTCTCGCTCCCTTGAAGAAAGGGTTGAAAACTTTTGAGTCTGTTTCACCACGGCAAGTCCGCATTTTGGATGTAGCTTGTGGAACTGGGCGGACATTGAAACTGATTCGGGCTGCTCTACCTCAAGCATCATTATTTGGAACGGATCTTTCGCCAACTTATTTATGTAAGGCAAATGAGCTACTATCTCAAATTTCAGGGGTATTGCCACAACTTTTACAAGCAAATGCTGAAGAGTTACCTTATTTAGATAACTATTTTCATGCTGTAACTTCTGTATTTCTCTTTCATGAGTTACCAGCGTCAGTACGCCAACTAGTGATTGAGCAATGCTTCCGGGTGACAAAACCAGGGGGAGTGTTTATTATATGTGACTCAGTTCAGTTGAGTGATTCATTGGAGATGAAGCCTATGATGGACGCTTTCCCTGAAAATTTCCATGAACCTTACTACAGGCATTATATTACTGATAACTTGGTAGAACGTTTAGAGAAAGCAGGTTTTGTGAATATTGAAATACAAATCCATTTTGCAAGCAAATATTTTATTGCTCATAAACCAGTTTAATACACCAAAAAACGGGACTGGTTTCCAATCTAATCTTACCTGACCTGTTTATTGAACAATTCGTCCAAAAAGACCAAATGTACAATTGTGCATTTGGTCTTTTTAGATGAGATAATTAAGATGATCTAGGAGAGCATTCTTAATATTTAAGTAGGTAGGCACCGAAATTTTCTACTATGTAACAAAATCTTAAGTTGATAATCTAGAGCTAAATTTTACACGATGTGTGTTGTGATTGTTTTTTTTTCCTCTAGCTTGAACACCATTGATGACGGCGTAAGCGAGATCTAGCTCATCATCAAATGCTTGCCCGGATAACTCATCTTTCTTGAGATGTTGCCATTCCAATTCAATTGGATTCATTTCTGAGCAATATTTCGGGAGAAAAAAGATGTACAAACCCTGACTTTCCCATTTTTTCCACAATTGTTGAACTTCTTGGCAGCGATGTATTGGCCCGTTATCTTGCACAATCACGCTGATACGTCCAGTTTCTTGGGCTTGTTTGGCTTCTTTCTCCATCATTTCTATATAAGATTTACGGTCAACACCACCGATAACTAAACCGTAAACAAAACTGATTAAAGGTTGGAGAAGCCCGATAATACTTAATCTGCGACCACGGCGTTTAGTCTGTTCTAACCGTTTTTGCTCACCTCTAAAGTAATATGTATAACTAGGTTCGCTCCACATACAGAACCCTGACTCGTCTAGGTATTTCAGGTCTATTTCACCAGTGGCAGCAGCTAATTCCAACATGTCTAGGTCTGCTTGCTTGTTTGCTCGTGCTACTGGGTCTTGTTTTCCTTTATGGCTTTTCCTTGTCCGTTTCCAATCGACCCCCTTTTTTTGAGTACCCGTCTTAATCTGTCGGCACTCATCTCAACGTTGCGTTCTGTTTTCAACTTCAAAGCTAACTGAGAACTATTGTATGTGCGTGGCTCGTTTCTGAGGCATTCTTCTAAAAATATCATGTCATCCTCAAGCCACTTTGGTTTCCCCCCTCGCCCAGGAGATTCCCAAAGCCCTTCTGTGCCCAGTTTTTGCCATTGATGCAAAACTTTTGTGACTGTTTTTTTGTGACAATCAAAGTGATCTGCTATCTTCTCTACATACCAACCATGTGCATTTAGCCTGATTATTTCCGCCCTGTCTTTGACTTTCTGTGGTACATCCTGTTTTCTCAGATTTAGTAAAGTTTGGTCTTGCTCAGGAGTCAGAAATACCCTTAAACGCGCACCCATACACCAACTACCTTGTAGATGCATTATCAGTCTTTACATATCTTAACATAGCTGACTTTTTTGGCACCTACCTACTTAGCTTCATCAGTAGTTAGCTGTAAGAAAAACCAACTTGTAGACAATGGCGCAAATCAAGCTAATACACCTTTCTCTTGATGAAGACGCTGCGCGATAAGCGTCTATTTTTGAGAAGGGCTTTATGGGAAGCTGCTTTGCGTCTACAAAACTCATAAAAAGCTTTTGAAGAAAAATGAAGTTGTTTTAAGCCTGTTTCCTCAACAAGCAAAAAATATGAATTAGACGTACTTTAGATTAACTAATACCCTAAGTCACATCTGTTTCTAGAGCGGTTGAAGATTGAAACGCAGAACTTCTCTAGTATACGAGCAACAGTTGTGTGGCTTTTGAGAAGAGTAATGCGTTTAATACAGGCAATCAGTTTAGTTCAAATTTTGAGCGCAAGGGTTAACACCAACTATATACAGAGCTTGCAGTTGAAATACTGGGCGATCGCTAAAGTTTTTTCTGTGGCGACTATTATATCTCTGCTTGGAAGGCACTGTAAAAGAAGATTTAAATTAACAACACCCTGTTTCTTGGTACTTTAATCCCTTGCTATAAGAAGCATTACCCTACAGTAGTTATTAAATAGCAGGATAAATATTTCCCGAATTTTCTATTAACTCTTTGCGTCCACTACCACGATGAGCCGGATCTTTTGAAGTCGCTTTGTTCGCTGAGAGCAAGTATTCCGAAGTAGATGTAGAAAGCAGCTCATAGGATAAGTGATTGACCATTGCTTGGCAGTTAGAAGCTAAGGAGCCGAACACCAGACTCGATACTAAAAGTGAAATGGCAGCACGCATAGCAGATGTCTATTTTAGAACTCTCTACTTCACTGTTACTGAGCTTTTTTATGATTATCCGGACAATTAGCTAAAAAGTATTGTTGATTACTGAAAATAAACTACTTTTATCCTACATCGAGTTTTTCAACTAGTAACCAGTTACCGACGTGATTCTGACGACCCCAAACTGTGATTAATTGTTCATGGGGACAAGCTTGCAGTTGTTCATCAATATGCGATCGCAGAGTCACAAGTTGCCAAAATTGCCCTTGCTTTTCCACGGGTGCAGTAACAGCTAATTGATAATCCTGGTTATCCAAGCGGTGAAAAATGCCTTTGAAACAGTCACTTTCGTTTATTGATACCTTGTCGATAGCAGAATAATCGTATCTATCCTCGGATGGACAAGGGCAATCACCACTAGCTGGATAGGCTTGGGGGTTATTTAAGTAATACAGTTGCCAGTGCAACCAATCCGAACGATTGGGTGGAAGATTAAATAAAGGAATGATTGCCGCAGGAGAACGATTATCTTGCAATAAAGCTGTTTGCAGCGCCTTCACAGGTAAATCCCTTGGCTGACAGTTCAACTCAACGCACATTGCAGCTGCCATTCCTGCTGCTTGTCCAATGCCCATCACCACAGGTTGTAGTCTGGTACCCCCATTAGCAATATGTGACACAGAAATATTCTTTTCACAGACTAAAAACCCATCTGTAGCAGTTGGAATTAGACAACTGTAGGGAATGGTAAAAGGAGTTCCAGTCCAACGTCCCCCCCAACGGATAGATTTAGGTTGTAGTGGAAAATCTATCCCAGGATAATGGTGATCATTAGCGTAGTTACCTATGGCGATTGCATCATTAAATATGTCTGCAACTCTACCTTCTGGTACTGGCAAAATATCTTGTTCTTTGATATAGCTTTGTCCCACTAGGCGGCGGCTTTCCCGATAGTAGGGATGTAGCGCAAAAGCTGTAGGAGCATGTGGAAACAATTGTTCTGCCAAACCATAGCGATGTCCAAGCTGATTTTGGATAAAATGGGCAAAATTTTGGCTGTGCCAGCGAGATTCTTGGAGGAATTCACATTTGGTTAGATCTGACTCTATCAGACGCTCTACTCCTACACCGTAGTCATTGCCACAGATTGGCCAATTAATCATTAATAAGCCCCCAGGCAAACGTCCGTAATTCAAAAATGTCTCTGCACCATAACCATCCCAAGCACCTGCAAACAGTGATGGATTATAGTTGGGGGCAACTGGGATTTCTGGGGCGACGGCTTCACCAAAGTCTTGCATAATCACTACCCAAGTGGGCGCTTGCACTGGATATTGTTTAGTCAAAGAGTTAAAAGTAACTGGTGCGCTAGGTTCTCCCCATTCTGATTGCAATTCCCAACCCCAGCGATAAGGTATCTCTGCTAGAGCCAATAAATCTCCTAATTCTGTGCCGTCAAGAATAATCTTGGCTGTAATAGTAAAATCAGCAAAACGAACACCAGTAATAGAATTACCTTGCCGATAAACTTCCAGAGGCACTTGTCCATAAATCCAGTGCAGATTTGGTAACTCATGCACCCAGTCTGCAAAAATTTTTGCCCCAATACGAGGATCGTAACTAAAAAAGCTGACCCAGCTATTATCTAATCCCCCTGGCTGTCGGTGTCGCAATTCCTGTAAAAATGCACCCCATAACCCCGTTTGAAAAGCGACTAATTCATTACCATCGGGTGCAGACACCCCTGCCGAAGTCAGCATTCCCCCCAACCAGGAAAATTCACTCACGAGAATAGTTTTGGCTCCCCGTCGTGCCGCTTGGATAGCAGCCGCAGTACCTCCGGTTCCTCCGCCGACAACTAAGACTTCAACTTTATATATCTGATTAACCATTGCTTAACCTCACTGGAGTTTACCCAGTTAGGCTACATCAGACAAGCTAGTTTTAATATACTTTGCGAAATGAAGGTATAAATAACTTCCTTTGTGGCATCTCACGGTATAAGCTGAATGTATATTTAAATTGGATATTTAAGGTAGGCAAGATATCCAACCCACAAGAGTTGACACAAAAAAGAATGTGCAAGCTAAATGTCCGACAGCTTAACATTTACAAACAACATTAAATCCCAAACTTCATAACCTAACCTGAACCACTAAATGTTACATCTAGTATCATTGCTCGGTGAAAAACCAACGTGAAAGCACAGGTATTTAGAGGCGTCAATCAACTGTCTTACGAAGATATCCCAGTCCCAACGCTGGAACCAGATGAAGTGCTGGTACAAGTGCGGGTAGTGGGGTTGTGTCAGTCAGATATTAAAAAAATTCGTTATCCTTTGTACGAACCGCCACGCATTTTTGGACATGAAACTGCCGGGACGATCGCAGCAATAGGCTCTCAGGTAAAAGGTTGGCAAGTGGGACAACGGATAGCGGTAATGCACCACATTCCCTGTATGCGTTGCACCTACTGCATGAATGATAATTTTTCAATGTGCAATGTTTACAAAAATATCTCTACCACCGCAGGGTTTAACGCTAGCGGCGGCGGTTTTGCTGAGTATGTCAAAGTTCCCGGTCATATCGTGGAAAATGGTGGGTTAATTCCCATCCCTGATCATATCAGTTTTGAAGAAGCGAGTTTTGTCGAACCAACAAACTGCTGCTTGAAGGCAGTCAAAAAAGCTCAAATTGCTCCTGGACAAACTGTATTAGTCACTGGAGCAGGGCCAATTGGGTTAATGTTTATCATGTTGGTAAAGTATTTTGGAGCTAAAGCGATCGCTACCGATTTACTGCCCTCTAGAATTGAAAAAGCCTTGAGTGTCGGGGCAGAGGCGGCTTTTGATGCTCGTGATCCCGATTTACCAGCCAAAATTCATGCCCTGACTAATGGAGTGGGTGTTGATGTTACACTCCTAGCTGTCCCCAGTGATAAAGCTTTCTTTCAAGCGATTGACTGTACCCGTAAAGGCGGCAAAATCTTATTCTTCGCTGAATTCCCCGATGAATTGGAAATTCCCATCAATCCCAATCTTCTCTATCGCCGAGAAATTGACTTAATGGGCAGCTATAGTTCATCCTATCGCCTTCAAAGCCTCTCAGCGGATATCGTGTTTAATCGGCGGATTGATGTAGAAGCGTTAATTAGCGATCGCTATCCATTAAAAGATTTATCAGCAGCAGTGGAAGTTGCGATCGCACCGACACCGGAAACTTACAAAATCTTAATTTATCCCCAATAAAGGAAGAGGAAATAAACAATTCAAAATTCAAAATTTAAAATTACTCCCCCACTCCTACACTTTTCCATTTTCAATTAGTCAAAATAAAATGCTTGTTACCCTAATTGCAGTCGCCGTACTAGCTTTCTATGTAGCTTTCAACCTCGGAGCAAACGATGTTGCTAATGCAATGGGAACCTCTGTAGGTTCCAAAGCTGTTACTTTGAAACAAGCGCTAATTATTGCTGGAGTGTTGGAGTTTACGGGTGCTGTATTGTTTGGGCATGAGGTAACCCAAACCCTAGCGACAAAAATTGCTAATCCTGCATTATTCGCCGCTACGCCCCAAACATTAGTTATCGGGATGACAACTGTCCTACTAGCGAGTGGGGTGTGGTTGCAAATTGCCACCTCACGCGGTTTGCCTGTATCCTCATCTCATGCAGTTGTAGGTGCGATCGCTGGATTTAGTTGGGTAGCTTTGGGAGCCGGTGCAATTGATTGGTCATCAATTGGTTTAATTACCATTGGCTGGATTTTAACGCCGATTATGAGTGGTGCGATCGCTGCTTTATTTTACAGTCAAATCAAGCGTTGGATTTTAGAGCAACCAAATCCATTAGTGCAGTTACAAGAGTGGATTCCTTGGTTGAGTACTTTACTACTGGGAGTCTTCGGCGTGATTGTACTACCCTCGCTGACTCAACCTCTAACTAATATTTTGATTGAGCAAGTTGGTTTCAAAATCCCTGCCTACGACATACCACTGTTAACAGGTACAGTCGCAGCAGTTGGACTCACTATTATTAGTTGGCAACAGTTGGAGGAAATGGGGAGAGGGGAGGATAAGGATAACAGGAGTAAGAAATCCCCAATCTCCAATACCAAGTCCCTACTCCCCAATCCTGTTGAACGCTTATTTGCGCGATTCCAACTTCTAAGTGCTTGCTTTGTCGCCTTTGCTCATGGTTCTAATGATGTTGGAAATGCGATCGCTCCTCTAGCTGCGATCGTCTACATCAATCGTACTGGTAGCGTACCCACAGATAACATTATTATCCCCCTTTGGATTTTAATCCTCGGCGGTGTTGGTATTGTTAGTGGTTTAGCAATTTGGGGTAAAAAAGTCATTGCCACGATTGGCGAAAGCATCATTTTTTTGCAACCTAGCAGTGGATTTTGTGCCGAACTTGCTACCGCTACCACCATCCTACTAGCCTCGCGACTAGGTTTACCTGTTTCCACCTCTCATGCTCTTGTCGGCGGTGTAGTTGGAGTTGGGCTAGTGCAAAACATCAAATCGATTCAGTTTAAAACTCTCAAAGGCATCGCCGCTGCATGGCTAATCACCGTGCCGTTGAGTGCTATCCTCAGTGCTACGTTCTTTAAAATTGCCCAGGTTTTCTTTCTCTAAGAATTATTAATATTTCACTAAATTTTCTCTTTCCTAGCATCCGTAGACAGTAAAAACTGTGCTGCTACAACACGAAAGTCAAGGTGCATTTTTGCAGAATGGCTGCTCATTCATTAGAATGTTGTGCAGGGGATGAAAATATTTTGAATTTCCACAACAAAATACTCTAATCTCCATTAGAGATGTAAACTGTCACGCAAGTTACATTTCACGCGAATTTCCAGATTGTCTCACAAATTAGTCAATTTTGTGTTACAAAGGCACGCATCTACAACTCTTTGAAAATTACTATCGCCATAAAACCAATAACTATTTATTTTGCGTGAGATTTTTTGAGAAGTAAAAATCTCACTAGCGAATAGTGGATAGAAATCAAAATGCTGAAGACAATACCTGTGGTACAGTGGGGCAAATTTAACTAGCCCTTCGGGCAACATAGAGGCACAAAGGAAGAGATTCTCAGCAATGCCTCTTCAGCATAACTGCTTTGTAGCAAAAGCTTTGCCAACCTAGTGTTAAGCGTGACAAAATTACGTTGAAATGCGGAAGTACTGTTAAAATTTTTGGTTTATCTGACAAAATACAGAAAATTAGTATGAGCGCCAATCGAGTGAAATGTCAGGGAAGCAGCTTTATCGTCAAGGTGTTAGAGGTTAAAAGCTAATGGGGCGATTCGAGAAGCAACCAGAAAACCCACGAGTCAGAGGCGAACTATCCAGAGCAGCAGAAAATGCGCTCTGGGCTGTAGTTGAAGATTTAGAGAATCTCCAGCAAACTGTCCTTAGAACGTGGCAAGAAGACGTAAAGCGGCTTCAGGCGGAAAAAGATCGTTTAGTTGATGACATTCAAACCCTGCAAGAAGAAAAAGAACATTTGCAACAAGTACGGCAGATTACAGAACAGCAAGTGTTAATCCGTCAGTTGGCAGAAGTTCTGGCAAAGCATATATCTTCACAATTGCAATCGACTTTGCAGAGTGTAGCTACGCAAGCAATAGAAGGAAACTCCTCTGAACGAGCTACGCTCAAGTCAGCTGAGGTGGGTAACAAAATAGTGGGTGAGATCAATGAAAAAGTCGAACATATGTTTGGCAGTTTGGATGACACCGTAACTATTACCTTTAACTCACTGCAACAGGAACTGAAAAATTATCAAAGTAATCTTTCCCAACAGTTGTCTCGGATGCACAGCCAACAGCAGGAAGGGGAAGAGATTTTAGCGGAGTTCGTGACTCGGCTGCAAGGGAAACTAGAGAAAACAATAGAAGAAACTGCGCGAAAGGCAGCAACAGCAGCTTTGCCGACTGTCTTGCAGCTGACTGAGCCAGAGAAGAAGAGTTCTGCGGAGAAATCCCCGCCAGTTGGTGAAGTAGCTAAAATCGTTGTTGAGCCAATTTCTGTCATCCCGAAAGAATCGTTAGAAAGCCAAATTAAGCCAGAGTCTGCTGCTGCGCTGTTGCCAAGAAGAGAAAACGTCGCTGAGCTAATTTCTGTCATCCCGAAAGAATCGTCAGAAAGCCAAACTAAGCCAGAGTCTGCTGCTACGCTTCCCCAGCCAAAAGAAAAAGCCTCCGAACCTATTTCTATTGTCAGTAGAGACTTTTCTCAAAACAAAACTGTATCTCCTCCTGCCGCACCGAAAACACCATCGCAAGAAGGAACACAACCACCACCAAAGGTAAACGCTGCTCAACCAACCGAACCAATTTCTGTTGTTAGCAAAGATTTGTCAAATAGCAAACCTATATCTCCTCCTGCTACTACGCCAACTCCACAACAAGAAGGAAAATCTTTACCCAAACGAAATACCACCGAGCCAATTTCTGTCCTTAATAGGGACTTTTCAAAGAGTAGAACTACATTAGAGCCTCCGACTGCACCAGCACCACGACAAAGAGCAACACCCTCGCGATCATCATCGCGTAGTTCCCAAGGTTTATCTGCCATTCAAACGGGTTTCTTGTTGGTTGTACTGTCAACAGTACTCATGTCCCTTTACAACGTAGCCATCAAGATAATATTCCATGAAGGTTCCCAAATTCTTGGTGTCTTAGATGTGGAACGTTTACTTCCACCGACTTTGGGGAATATTCTCTTAGTTTTGACGATCCGTTTTATGGTGGTAGTGCCACTGATGATACTTTTGGCTCCCATACTACATCCACGAGTGTGGCAAGACCTACAAAACTTAGCTGATTCT
This region of Nostoc sp. UHCC 0302 genomic DNA includes:
- a CDS encoding methyltransferase domain-containing protein, which encodes MPDTLTKLTYQTFQQSKSFFSLAHKTVSLQLRSFLYPTLNQKSKPIPNEVLLKFQERLNQLLEIDWQDAENGIYPKSLLFENSWEDFFRYYPLVLLDLPQIWERANQEKYQDFSPEIETDGYPSYYVQNFHHQSGGYLSDLSASLYDLQVELLFNGTADLMRRRILAPLKKGLKTFESVSPRQVRILDVACGTGRTLKLIRAALPQASLFGTDLSPTYLCKANELLSQISGVLPQLLQANAEELPYLDNYFHAVTSVFLFHELPASVRQLVIEQCFRVTKPGGVFIICDSVQLSDSLEMKPMMDAFPENFHEPYYRHYITDNLVERLEKAGFVNIEIQIHFASKYFIAHKPV
- a CDS encoding IS630 family transposase (programmed frameshift), coding for MGARLRVFLTPEQDQTLLNLRKQDVPQKVKDRAEIIRLNAHGWYVEKIADHFDCHKKTVTKVLHQWQKLGTEGLWESPGRGGKPKWLEDDMIFLEECLRNEPRTYNSSQLALKLKTERNVEMSADRLRRVLKKGVDWKRTRKSHKGKQDPVARANKQADLDMLELAAATGEIDLKYLDESGFCMWSEPSYTYYFRGEQKRLEQTKRRGRRLSIIGLLQPLISFVYGLVIGGVDRKSYIEMMEKEAKQAQETGRISVIVQDNGPIHRCQEVQQLWKKWESQGLYIFFLPKYCSEMNPIELEWQHLKKDELSGQAFDDELDLAYAVINGVQARGKKNNHNTHRVKFSSRLST
- a CDS encoding FAD-dependent oxidoreductase, whose translation is MVNQIYKVEVLVVGGGTGGTAAAIQAARRGAKTILVSEFSWLGGMLTSAGVSAPDGNELVAFQTGLWGAFLQELRHRQPGGLDNSWVSFFSYDPRIGAKIFADWVHELPNLHWIYGQVPLEVYRQGNSITGVRFADFTITAKIILDGTELGDLLALAEIPYRWGWELQSEWGEPSAPVTFNSLTKQYPVQAPTWVVIMQDFGEAVAPEIPVAPNYNPSLFAGAWDGYGAETFLNYGRLPGGLLMINWPICGNDYGVGVERLIESDLTKCEFLQESRWHSQNFAHFIQNQLGHRYGLAEQLFPHAPTAFALHPYYRESRRLVGQSYIKEQDILPVPEGRVADIFNDAIAIGNYANDHHYPGIDFPLQPKSIRWGGRWTGTPFTIPYSCLIPTATDGFLVCEKNISVSHIANGGTRLQPVVMGIGQAAGMAAAMCVELNCQPRDLPVKALQTALLQDNRSPAAIIPLFNLPPNRSDWLHWQLYYLNNPQAYPASGDCPCPSEDRYDYSAIDKVSINESDCFKGIFHRLDNQDYQLAVTAPVEKQGQFWQLVTLRSHIDEQLQACPHEQLITVWGRQNHVGNWLLVEKLDVG
- a CDS encoding zinc-dependent dehydrogenase, which codes for MKAQVFRGVNQLSYEDIPVPTLEPDEVLVQVRVVGLCQSDIKKIRYPLYEPPRIFGHETAGTIAAIGSQVKGWQVGQRIAVMHHIPCMRCTYCMNDNFSMCNVYKNISTTAGFNASGGGFAEYVKVPGHIVENGGLIPIPDHISFEEASFVEPTNCCLKAVKKAQIAPGQTVLVTGAGPIGLMFIMLVKYFGAKAIATDLLPSRIEKALSVGAEAAFDARDPDLPAKIHALTNGVGVDVTLLAVPSDKAFFQAIDCTRKGGKILFFAEFPDELEIPINPNLLYRREIDLMGSYSSSYRLQSLSADIVFNRRIDVEALISDRYPLKDLSAAVEVAIAPTPETYKILIYPQ
- a CDS encoding inorganic phosphate transporter, which produces MLVTLIAVAVLAFYVAFNLGANDVANAMGTSVGSKAVTLKQALIIAGVLEFTGAVLFGHEVTQTLATKIANPALFAATPQTLVIGMTTVLLASGVWLQIATSRGLPVSSSHAVVGAIAGFSWVALGAGAIDWSSIGLITIGWILTPIMSGAIAALFYSQIKRWILEQPNPLVQLQEWIPWLSTLLLGVFGVIVLPSLTQPLTNILIEQVGFKIPAYDIPLLTGTVAAVGLTIISWQQLEEMGRGEDKDNRSKKSPISNTKSLLPNPVERLFARFQLLSACFVAFAHGSNDVGNAIAPLAAIVYINRTGSVPTDNIIIPLWILILGGVGIVSGLAIWGKKVIATIGESIIFLQPSSGFCAELATATTILLASRLGLPVSTSHALVGGVVGVGLVQNIKSIQFKTLKGIAAAWLITVPLSAILSATFFKIAQVFFL
- a CDS encoding EamA family transporter encodes the protein MGRFEKQPENPRVRGELSRAAENALWAVVEDLENLQQTVLRTWQEDVKRLQAEKDRLVDDIQTLQEEKEHLQQVRQITEQQVLIRQLAEVLAKHISSQLQSTLQSVATQAIEGNSSERATLKSAEVGNKIVGEINEKVEHMFGSLDDTVTITFNSLQQELKNYQSNLSQQLSRMHSQQQEGEEILAEFVTRLQGKLEKTIEETARKAATAALPTVLQLTEPEKKSSAEKSPPVGEVAKIVVEPISVIPKESLESQIKPESAAALLPRRENVAELISVIPKESSESQTKPESAATLPQPKEKASEPISIVSRDFSQNKTVSPPAAPKTPSQEGTQPPPKVNAAQPTEPISVVSKDLSNSKPISPPATTPTPQQEGKSLPKRNTTEPISVLNRDFSKSRTTLEPPTAPAPRQRATPSRSSSRSSQGLSAIQTGFLLVVLSTVLMSLYNVAIKIIFHEGSQILGVLDVERLLPPTLGNILLVLTIRFMVVVPLMILLAPILHPRVWQDLQNLADSVRGNPTSTNVTTQRTLLLSVVSGCFLFLSQVLIYTAIGQVSTGMAIALFFVYPIVTSLLSWLLFRDRPNLFGAGAIAAIFCGELLVLAGSAGTEIANTSLGTTTAIISGIAFACYVFLTRICADKLHPVSFTLINFSTMLVLSFICLMLPLPSEWNLQVNPSKMLELILSAFILGVLTLSSYLFNIFGIRNLGASRSAIIGSSVPVLTVIFAGLLIQENLDIVQIIGVLLVTFGAAAFSFEKMRNQQVKSSSSTN